The genomic segment CATTTCGCCGGATACGATCGGTTTGAAAGAGTCTTCGCTCGTCCTTGGCAAGCACTCCGGTCGTCACGCATTCCGCGAGAAGCTGATTGACATGGGCTATGAGCTGGATGAAGAAGCGGTTAACGTGGCCTTCGCCAAGTTCAAAAACTTGGCTGACCGCAAAAAGAATGTCACCGACGAAGATATTCGTGCTTTTCTCGAAGAAAAGCTCGTGGACACGCCGGAAGTGTTTACGCTTGAGACGATTCAAGTGAGCTACGGCAACCAATCGACGCCTAGCGCTTCGGTTATTATCCGCCAAGCGGATGGAAGCGTTAGCGAAGGAACAGCGGAAGGCAATGGCTCGGTTGACGCGATTTACAATGCAATCGATAAAGTGACTTCTGAAGCTGTAGAGCTTGAGGATTATTCGATCAAATCGGTATCCCAAGGCAAGGATGCGCTTGGCGAGGTACATGTTGTGCTGAACCAAAATGAAGTATCTGCGCAGGGCCGCGGCCTCAGCACCGATATTTTGGAAGCGAGCGCACGCGCCTACATCGATGCGCTCAACCGTCTCATTGAGAAACGCAAATCGCCAGGACGTCGCGATAAAATGAGCTTGATTTAGTTAGCTTAGGAGGAGCGAAAGCTCCTCCTTTATTTAAAAGTATAGGTTTTCTGCGATACGCCATATGCGTATTCAATAGTCTTTATAAGCATTGCCTATAAAGACCATAGATTTTATATCTTTGTTTTCAGCTCTGAAATATGGTACAAATGATAACAGAATGAGAATAGCTCATCCGAGCTCAAAAATAAGGAGTGTTACACAACAATGTCAGAAGTTAAAAAAATTGCAGTAGTTGCCGGCGACGGTATTGGTCCAGAGGTCGTAGGCGAAGCGCTTAAAGTATTGAAAAAAGTAGAAGAGCTTTACGGCTATCAGTTCGAAACCGAGCACGGCCTGTTCGGCGGCATTGCAATCGATCAAAAAGGAACACCATTGCCGCAAGAGACGCTTGATCTTTGTAAAAATGCTGACGCTGTGTTGCTCGGTGCTGTTGGCGGCCCGAAATGGGACAACAACTCGAAGGAGCTTCGCCCTGAGACTGGCCTTCTTGGCATTCGCAAAGCGCTGGGCCTGTTCTCCAACATTCGTCCGGCAACGGTATTTGACTGCTTGAAGGAAGCTTCTACGCTTAAACCAGAAGTGCTGGAAGGCACTGACCTGATCGTTGTGCGCGAGCTGACAGGCGGCATTTACTTCGGCGAGAAATTCCGTCGTGAAGGTGCTGGCGGCGAAGAAGCGGTTGATACTTGCGTCTACAATGTACAAGAGATTGAGCGTATCGTTCGCCAAGCGTTTGATATTGCGATGACTCGCAGCAAGCGTCTGGCTTCCGTTGATAAAGCAAACGTGCTGGAAACTTCCCGCCTGTGGCGCGAAGTCGTTAACCGGATTGCTCCTGAATACCCAGAGGTTGAGCTGGAGCATGTGCTTGTAGACAACTGCGCAATGCAATTGCTGCGCCGTCCATCGAGCTTTGACGTTATCGTAACGGAAAATATGTTTGGCGATATTTTGAGCGATGAAGCAGCGATGCTGACAGGCTCCATCGGCATGCTTTCCTCCGCTTCCCTTGGCGAAGGCAGCTTTGGCCTTTACGAGCCGGTACACGGTTCCGCTCCTGACATTGCTGGACAAGGCATCTCGAACCCAATCGCAACGATTTTGTCGGTTGCACTGATGTTCCGTCTGACTTTCGGCTATCACGATGCAGCGCAAGCGATTGAAGATGCTGTTAAAGAAGTGCTGGATGCAGGACACCGTACAGGCGATATCGCGGTAGATAAGAGCAAAGCTATCGGCACATCGGCGATGGGCGATTTGATCATTGCAGCGCTGAAAAAAGCTTAATTATAATAATTATAAAAAAATATTGAATACAATCTTGACTTCAATATAATCTAGTGATAATATTTATCAATAGATAGCGATAGTCACCGATGCTCACGCATCGATACATGCTCATCATTAAAACTCAAGGAGGATTTCAAATTATGGCAGAACGTTTGGTAGGTTACCCAGCTCCAGATTTCACAGCAGAAACAGCAATCGGTGATGGTTCCGGTTTCGGCAAAGCATCCCTTGCAGACTACAAAGGCAAATGGTTGGTTTTGTTCTTCTATCCACTTGACTTCACTTTTGTTTGCCCAACTGAAATTACAGCTTTGAGCCTTGCTGCTGATGAGTTCAAGAAGCTTAACACTGAAATTCTTGGTGTGAGCGTAGACAGCCAGCACAGCCACAAAGCATGGATTAATACATCCGTTAACGATAATGGCCTTGGCAAGCTTGAGTTCCCTCTTGCTGCTGATATTACGAAAAAAATCGCTAAAGATTATGGCGTTCTGATTGAAGAAGAAGGTATCGCGCTTCGCGGCCTGTTCATCATCGATCCAGAAGGCGAAGTGAAATACCAAGTCGTTAACCATAACGATGTTGGCCGCAGCGTAGACGAAACGCTTCGCGTATTGCAAGCTTTGCAATCCGGCGGACTTTGCCCAATGAACTGGAAGCCAGGCCAGCAAACGCTGTCTGTTTAATCCAAATTTGCTTGTCTTTAGCAGAAGCTGAGACAAAGAGCCCATGCCAAATATTGGCATGGGCTTTTCTATTGCGAAAAAAGCAGGAATTGTACGTGTGTAAAGCGAATAAGTTTATGTCAAACGAAACGTGCTTGCTGCGAACTGGCAACAGCTAAGGAGGTCGTCGTCGATGAGTTTTTGTTGTGGAGCTAGTATGATTGGTACCAAAGGGACATTAAAGCATTTTCGGACACATATCCATAACGTGCCTATTTTGTTCTGCCCGGTATGCAACCGTGTGGAGATTCACCACTTGGTAGAAAATGAGTATGAAATATTGGCTGAATACGCACATGGAGACGGCGCCGCTGAGGTTGATTTTCAGGAGTATGTGGAGCAAGAAGGCAAGGACCTGCGGGAAAATTGCGTAAATCATGAAAGTGAAGATCCGATGGATGTCGTACTGAGTCAAATTGACATATCCCTTGATTTGCTCAGCTTTGCGAACCAAATTGACGACATCGCATGGCAAGGTGAATTAAAGAAGCGTCTGGTTATTTTAAGCAGCCGGCGCAATAAGCTTAAAGAGCGGCGAACATCAGTCTAAAATGAATCATTTTATGAAATGTGGCCTCCGTTTGGGGGCTTTTTCATTTTTCTCATAAATTTCGGGGCCTACCCCCTCAAGCGACACAGATTGACCGAAACCTATGAATGAGAGGTGGAACGGTTGCTACTTGTATTATTCAAGCGTTTCTTGCGGAAAACCGTGCCCACCGACACCGTAGAAACGAAAGCGAAGGAACCATTATTAAAAAATACGAAATCCATGCAATCCCTGACGCCGGAGCAGACGGTTCTGCAAATTCAGCAAGGAGACGAGCTGCTGCGGGAGAGGTTCATTGCAAGCTATAAGCCATACATTGCAAAAGTGACAAGCCGCTTCTGCAAACGTTATGTCAATGCGAGCAGGGATGATGAATATAGCGTGGCCTTAATCGCCTTTAACGAAGCCATTAGCCAATTTTCGCCGGAATCCGGGAGATCGTTTCTTGGTTTTGCCGAGACGGTTATCAGACGCCGTCTAATTGACTATGTGCGCCGTGAGCAGCGTCATCTATC from the Paenibacillus sp. BIHB 4019 genome contains:
- the leuB gene encoding 3-isopropylmalate dehydrogenase, giving the protein MSEVKKIAVVAGDGIGPEVVGEALKVLKKVEELYGYQFETEHGLFGGIAIDQKGTPLPQETLDLCKNADAVLLGAVGGPKWDNNSKELRPETGLLGIRKALGLFSNIRPATVFDCLKEASTLKPEVLEGTDLIVVRELTGGIYFGEKFRREGAGGEEAVDTCVYNVQEIERIVRQAFDIAMTRSKRLASVDKANVLETSRLWREVVNRIAPEYPEVELEHVLVDNCAMQLLRRPSSFDVIVTENMFGDILSDEAAMLTGSIGMLSSASLGEGSFGLYEPVHGSAPDIAGQGISNPIATILSVALMFRLTFGYHDAAQAIEDAVKEVLDAGHRTGDIAVDKSKAIGTSAMGDLIIAALKKA
- a CDS encoding peroxiredoxin, encoding MAERLVGYPAPDFTAETAIGDGSGFGKASLADYKGKWLVLFFYPLDFTFVCPTEITALSLAADEFKKLNTEILGVSVDSQHSHKAWINTSVNDNGLGKLEFPLAADITKKIAKDYGVLIEEEGIALRGLFIIDPEGEVKYQVVNHNDVGRSVDETLRVLQALQSGGLCPMNWKPGQQTLSV